In Oryza brachyantha chromosome 1, ObraRS2, whole genome shotgun sequence, the following are encoded in one genomic region:
- the LOC102714529 gene encoding CRM-domain containing factor CFM9, mitochondrial, with translation MASRFLSRQSLRKLASFSLLNLSPRAPTSPSPQALRPAVAPSGKCLNPFYLFSPPWMVRWASHSSVHLVLSDDGKPKFEIEEVEPSRKRGYLTKKRLKLQRKREKKKRKEANKNDPRRIRPKGKKIKQKFPTPEARLRYKIEKAKLKEAMLVEKLKKYEVAKAQGPMAKQDDLDGEERFYLKKVSQKKSNYVPVGRRGVFGGVILNMHLHWKKHETVKVICKPCKPGQIQEYASEIARLSGGIPINVIGNDTIVFYRGRNYVQPDVMSPVDTLSKKKALEKSKYEQSLETVRRFIAISEKELELYYRHVALYGNPKSHNVDPVCCDDRTASSLKTEDLSQGHDDVSHMGTNGFSDITDASEPDEEDNYSDYDDNDDETGDAVGTILYDHGGFKPSR, from the exons ATGGCGAGCCGCTTCCTCTCACGTCAAAGCCTGAGAAAGTTGGCCTCGTTCTCGCTCCTCAATCTGTCCCCGAGGGCACCGACCTCGCCTTCCCCTCAAGCTCTCAG ACCTGCTGTTGCTCCGTCTGGAAAATGCTTAAATCCCTTTTACCTGTTCAGTCCTCCATGGATGGTCAGATGGGCTAGCCATAGCTCGGTCCATCTTGTTCTGTCCGATGATGGGAAACCCAAATTTGAGATTGAGGAGGTGGAACCTTCAAGAAAGAGGGGGTATTTGACAAAGAAGCGATTGAAGCTGCAGAGGAAgagggaaaagaagaaaaggaaagaggcCAATAAAAATGATCCACGGCGTATCAGACCCAAGGGAAAGAAGATAAAGCAGAAATTTCCTACACCTGAAGCTCGACTCAGATACAAGATTGAGAAG GCCAAATTGAAGGAAGCTATGTTGGTTGAGAAGCTAAAGAAGTATGAGGTTGCTAAAGCACAAGGCCCTATGGCTAAACAGGATGATCTTGACGGCGAGGAAAGATTTTATTTGAAGAAGGTTTCGcagaaaaagtcaaattatGTCCCTGTTGGAAGGCGAGGAGTCTTTGGTGGCGTTATTCTAAACATGCATTTGCACTGGAAGAAACATGAGACTGTGAAGGTTATCTGCAAACCCTGCAAGCCTGGGCAAATCCAGGAGTATGCAAGTGAGATAGCCAGACTGAGTGGTGGTATCCCTATTAATGTTATTGGAAATGACACCATAGTCTTCTACCGGGGAAGGAACTATGTTCAGCCAGATGTCATGTCACCAGTTGATACACtgtcaaagaaaaag GCgcttgaaaaatcaaaatatgaacAATCACTGGAGACAGTGAGGCGTTTTATAGCCATATCCGAAAAGGAGCTTGAACTTTATTATCGACATGTTGCACTTTATGGAAACCCAAAATCCCATAATGTTGATCCAGTTTGTTGTGATGATAGAACAGCCTCTTCTCTGAAAACAGAAGATCTGAGTCAAGGGCACGATGATGTATCTCATATGGGTACCAATGGTTTCTCTGATATCACTGATGCTTCTGAGCCTGATGAAGAAGATAATTATAGTGACTATgatgataatgatgatgaGACTGGAGATGCTGTAGGCACTATTCTTTATGATCATGGAGGGTTCAAGCCTTCAAGGTAA
- the LOC102718037 gene encoding RNA-binding protein 24-like: MAVSAGGGGAAGQFGDTTLTKVFVGGLAWETQKEGMRGYFEQFGDILEAVVITDKNTGRSKGYGFVTFREPEAAMKACFDPYPVIDGRRANCNLAYLGVQRSKAAAASLQPYGGHMRAMKSIIQTTGGGASLSMADHGIQQGIPTYNVYGYSPYFSDYGYPLNYYQAYAGLGAQYQMFAGGAGAAGLTMANPTGGGLYSPYFQYGPAASAAAAAAGYAGMQYPQMYQYAAAAVGAPTATTASLTAVAGLPQYGGTVALAPNSTGQAAGMTMSLTAPTLPAPAPQYQYRLISSQVAAAPEKPLA, encoded by the exons ATGGCTGTgtcggctggcggcggcggcgcggcggggcagTTCGGCGACACGACGCTGACCAAGGTGTTCGTGGGAGGCCTCGCGTGGGAGACGCAGAAGGAGGGGATGAGGGGCTACTTCGAGCAGTTCGGCGACATCCTCGAGGCCGTCGTCATCACCGACAAGAACACCGGCAGATCCAAGGGCTACGGATTC GTTACATTCCGTGAGCCGGAGGCCGCCATGAAAGCTTGCTTTGATCCGTACCCGGTGATCGACGGGAGGAGGGCTAACTGCAATCTTGCGTATCTTGGAGTCCAGAGGTCcaaggcagcagcagcctctCTGCAACCTTATG GTGGTCATATGAGGGCAATGAAGTCCATAATTCAGACAACCGGTGGTGGTGCCAGCTTGAGCATGGCAGATCATGGCATCCAGCAAGGGATCCCAACCTACAATGTGTATGG GTACTCTCCATATTTCTCGGATTACGGCTATCCGCTG aactACTATCAAGCGTACGCTGGGCTTGGAGCTCAGTACCAGATGTTcgccggtggcgccggcgcggcggggctAACAATGGCGAATCCTACCGGCGGCGGTCTCTACTCGCCGTACTTCCAGTACGgtccggcggcgagcgcggctgctgctgccgccgggTACGCCGGGATGCAGTACCCTCAGATGTACCagtacgcggcggcggccgtcggcgcaccgacggcgacgacggccagcCTGACCGCAGTGGCCGGGCTCCCGCAGTACGGTGGCACTGTGGCTCTCGCTCCTAATTCTACCGGCCAAGCAGCAG GAATGACAATGTCTCTGACGGCTCCAACTCTGCCGGCACCAGCACCACAGTACCAGTACAGGCTCATTTCTTCCCAAGTCGCTGCAGCTCCAGAGAAGCCATTGGCCTAG
- the LOC102714803 gene encoding GDSL esterase/lipase At1g71250, translated as MATAAVVGTLVLLSSSAAAAARSVPAALFVFGDSLVDDGNNNALSCLAKANFFPYGVDFPGGGGAAAGRFCNGKTFVDALCDLLGLQYVPPFATTTTTTGLNGTSLLAGVNYASAAGGILDETGQHLGERFSLSEQVLNMESNLETIRSLMEDRIQGGYDMYLARSIVVMVLGSNDYINNYLLTSLYDSGYTYSPEDYADLLINHYTRQILALYSVGLRKFLLAGVGPLGCIPRLRASGLGPLGRCVDQVNQMVGFFNQGLRSLVGELNADHPDAIFLYGNTYYAIYDMLNNPYKYGFRVVDSGCCVEGEDGTCEAYAEPCESREQHVFWDAYHPTEAVNLVLAESAFNGTPDHVYPLNLQQLADL; from the exons atggcgaCTGCTGCCGTTGTCGGCACGTTGGTCCTactgtcgtcgtcggcggcggcggcggcaaggtcggtgccggcggcgctgTTCGTGTTCGGCGACTCGCTGGTCGACGACGGCAACAACAACGCGCTGAGCTGCCTCGCCAAGGCCAACTTCTTCCCCTACGGCGTCGActtccccggcggcggcggcgccgccgccggccgcttctGCAACGGCAAAACCTTCGTCGACGCACTCT GTGATCTTCTTGGTCTCCAGTACGTTCCACCGttcgcgacgacgacgacgaccactgGCCTGAACGGCACGAGCTTGCTAGCCGGCGTCAACTACGCTTCAGCTGCAGGAGGCATCCTGGATGAGACTGGCCAGCATCTG GGTGAAAGATTCAGCCTGAGCGAGCAGGTGCTCAACATGGAGAGCAACCTGGAGACGATCAGGTCACTGATGGAGGACAGAATTCAGGGAGGATACGACATGTACTTAGCAAGATCCATCGTCGTCATGGTGCTTGGAAGCAACGACTACATCAACAACTACCTCCTAACATCGCTGTACGATTCAGGCTACACCTACAGCCCTGAGGACTACGCTGACCTGCTCATCAACCATTACACCAGGCAGATACTG GCTTTGTACAGTGTGGGGCTGAGGAAGTTTCTCCTGGCTGGAGTGGGCCCACTGGGCTGCATACCCAGACTGAGGGCCTCCGGATTGGGCCCACTGGGCCGGTGCGTGGATCAGGTGAACCAGATGGTGGGTTTCTTCAACCAAGGGCTCAGATCTCTCGTTGGTGAGCTGAACGCCGATCACCCTGATGCCATCTTCCTCTACGGCAACACCTACTATGCAATATACGACATGCTCAACAATCCTTACAAATACG GGTTCAGGGTGGTGGACAGTGGGTGCTGCGTGGAGGGTGAGGACGGCACGTGCGAGGCGTACGCGGAGCCGTGCGAGAGCCGCGAGCAGCACGTGTTCTGGGACGCCTACCACCCGACGGAGGCCGTCAACCTGGTCCTCGCCGAGAGCGCCTTCAACGGCACGCCGGATCATGTTTACCCGCTCAATCTACAACAGCTCGCCgatctctag